The region GTCTCCTCCATCTCTGCTAACCCTACACACCTCTCAGAGCTCAGCTCTGTGCCTTAGGAAGTAGTGAGCTCCCTGTCACTGGAGGGATTCCAGCCACATGTGGCCTGGGCATTCCCAGACATCAGGAACAGGGACACCTCTTTCTAGGCACCCTAAGGACTTAATACACACTTTTCTTTGGTTGAGCTTGGCAGGGCCACCCAAGAGCCCTTTGCTAGGACTTAGGGCTTGGGGTCTCAGGGAGTATGACCTCAGGAGATGTAGAGGCTAGAGGCGGGGTCCTTGCTCACCTGATCAGGCCCCTGGTCCCCCGGTCTCTGCAAGAACCAGCGCACAGCAGCCTGGGGAGACTTGGGCTGACACTCCAGGAAGGTGCTGTTGTGCTCTGTGCCGTAGACCGGAGTGGCCGCCACTTGCCCTGCAGCTTCTTCTGGAGAGAGGCAGAGGTTGGCTCAGCTGGAGAACTATGGGACCCAGGCCTTGGGGGCCATAAACTGACTCCCACAGCTCAGAAGCCACCACCATTGTGACAGGGACCTTGGCGTCTATCTGATTCCCAAACCAGTTACTCTGTCTGAAGACCCTTCACCTGTGCACTGACAGCAGCTgcacagatagggaaactgaggactGTTATTACAACAGGACCTGTATGAGGCCCTATTTCACAGAGGTCAGTGAGCCTGGGACACCAGGGCCTAGTTTCCTCTCCCCTGCCTACCCCCTACCTGGTGTGAGTAGGAGTCTCCCCACGCCTGCCACCACTCACCTTCCGGTCCCTGGCCCAGGCACTGCAGGGCAGGGTTGCCATGCCGGATGTCCTGCCGGCGGGACCGGCGCTTGCCTGTGCCGGGCTGGTAGCGGGTGCAGGAGGCGCCGTCCCAAGCACAGTAGGGGTCCCGGGCCAGGCAGCATTCGGCGCAGGCACTGCCATAGGTCTCACACTGGTGCAGCCTCAGCCGAGCCACGCCCAGCCTCGATCCCACATACAGCATTTGCTGGTGGGGGGACAGAGGCAGAGGCCATGGTGAACCTGCGCCTCACCCGGAGGCAGCCAGGGTCTCGGCACCCTCGGGTTTCCAGAGATCCCTGCCACTTGCAGAACCTCCTGGATTCATTCACAGAACCAACACATGTTTATTACCCCCTGCCAGGTGCATATCCTGAGGGGACCCCCCCAGAGGGGATGAGGCTGCCGTGGAATCCGTCCTCTGCGGGGCTTCTCCAGGCCCTCCCTGTGTCACCCCTTGTCTGAGCGCAGAGGTGACCTTTGCCCCCTGCCCTATGGCCTTttccctgaggtgcctctggcctTGCAGTTGCACCCTGCTCTAAGTGACCCTAGTGCAGAAGCTGGGATTTGCTCAAAGATAAACTGGGGCAGATAAACCTGGGAAGACAGTACCTGCCCTTATAAAAGTTAGGCCTCTAAAAAGCCAGCTCCATGGTTTAGATTTGAAATCAGATTTGGTTTTCAAGCACGTTGTTACTTCATATGAAGGAGTGGCCTATGTAGCTCTCTCATCATCTGAGCACAGTGTCACCTCTGCCTCACCTATCCTCGCCTCCTGTGGCAGCTGGCCTCACACATGGGCTCTGGACCCTCACTGCAGGGCCCCAGAGCAGCGTCCCAAGGCCTGCGCACCCTTTGCAGCCTTCAAGCAGACAGCAGGTGTTCAAGAAGGCTGAGGGGATaggggtggggaggcaggggtGGAGAGGAAACAGGGATGGGGGGCacggggtggggagggagcaggggtggggaggggagctgCCCCTCTTACCCTTTTGACAGAGATCTCCATCTCAGTGATGGGTGTTGGCACCTGGGGGAGGAGCAGAGTCTCTTCATGGGGTGGGACCCTCCCCTGCACACCTGCTCTCAGCCTCTACCACCCCTTTTGGTGGGAGCCACCCATCTCCCAGCCTGGGTCAGTCACCCTGGCAACAAAAACCAGTCATTCCAGATGTCAGGTATACAAGAAAGGTTCTTCGTCCTGGCTGGCCCCCAAGCAGGCGTCTTGGCAAAAAGCACCAATCTCTGGTGTCTCCACGTACAGCCTTGCTCCCCAGCAATGAAGCAGCTGTCCCAAATTGCCCATCCCCTGCATCAGAGGGTACCAACCGTCCCCCAAACACAGATTCCTCTTCCCCTGATGTCGGCAGCAGGACCAACAGGACCCCTGTGGACTTGGGGACTCAGCCACTACCTCACTGAGACTTGAGGGGTGCTCACCTCAGCCATTCCTCCCTGGACACCCCAACTTTAAGCTCCCAGGCTTGTTGCCCACGCCTACAGTCATTCAGAAATGAGTCCCCCCCGCAGCTGGCCTAGAGATAGGGCTCATCCTAAGCTCACCCCTGCTTCCCTATAGCCAGGCCTAGACCCAGGGATGGAGCTTTGGGGACCCCTCTCACTAGCCCCCCTACTCACCTTAAACACCTGGAGCTCCTCCAGCACCACTTCCTCGGGCTCGGTTGAGCCCCCCGCCTGGAGGGCAATGACCTTGAGCACTGAGCCTGAGTCTAGGCAGGGGAGTGGGGTCAGAAGGAGAGGAAGGGGCAGCCCGTGCCACACACCTCACCAGCCTGGCTACCCCCACTCAGCCCACCCACCGGTGCCCAGGAAGATGACGTCGTAGGTCCCGTCCTCCGCCTCCACTCGGTCCACTGCAATCTGGTGCAGCTGCTGGGCCAGGTGGGTCTTAACAAGGACAGGGCGGCCCTGCCGAGGCCTCACGGGCTGGAACATGAGGGGGTGGGCTCGGGCAAACTGCAGCACCTCGTCAGGGTAGTCCTTGGTGCTGCCAAAGGGCCGTCCTGGTTGCGCCGTCATCTTGCTGGGGCACTGTGGGCACAACGAGGGTACGCCTGAGCATCCTGGGTCCCCAGTTTCCACCCCATCCTGTTTCCACCACTGCCAACCTCCAGAGGCTTGCCCTCACTGTAGGGGAGGCTCCTTAACGGGGCACAGGGCTCTCTCCCCCTCCACATCTGGCCTCAGAGTCCCAGAGCACGTGGACACAGAGCTATTCCAAGGGGGTGTCCCTCCTGGCATCTGTTCAGTTCCCTATTCCCTGGCCAGGCTCCTGGCAGATACTCACTGCGCCTGGGCGGGGAAAGGGCACCTTGCCCTGGTAGGGCCCCCACTGGTGCTGGGGACCATCCTGGTGGGCAAAGGGCCCGTTGAAGACCTCCCAGATGTCAGCCATGTGGTACACGCAGATGGCGAAGCCCTGGAACACAGCGCTGCAGGGGGCAGATGGGACTGTCAGGCCAGGGTGGTGGTCATGGGCAGGAAGAGGCAGCCTGCCTCCATTAGCAGGACAGGGGTGAAATGCCTGCAGTCAGCAGGGACTCCGTAAAATAAGGACAAAGAGCGGGGCATGAAGAATGCAGCCACGGAGTCACCGAATCAGGGACAAAGGCAGGGGTCATCTCAAGGCCAGGACATGAAGATAGAGGCCAACAGAGGGGCCAGGAGGGGTGGAGTGGAGGGGAGGCAGGGCGGCCCACCTGACCGTGCTGAACAGCGCGTATACCTCTGGACTCTTCCCTGCCTTGGGCCAGAGTAGGAACACGTCCTCTGGGAGACACAGGAGCACAGGGGTCACGGCCACCGCCACGTCGCCCTCCCCTCCAGcgcccagccctgccccagccACGCCCTTACCCAGCTGGTGGAAGTGGGTCTCAGCACCCCCGGGGCCGGGCACAGAGCAGACCAGCCGGGCCTTGAGGAAAGTGCTCCACTTGTTCACCAGCACCCGCTGCCCGCCGGCATCGTTCTAGTTGGGGAGGGGGGACTTGGCCGTGGGCACCACGAGTTGGGGGCCTCCCGCCCCTCACCCTCGCCCTTGGAGGGAGAAGTGTGGACATGGGTTTCACACCCAGCCTCAGCTTCTCTACTGCTGGGGAGGTGGACAGGCCGGGGAAGGCCCGTGCAGTGAGGGCTTTAACCTCACAGGCCTTTCACAGCTCTCACCACGCAGACTCTGCCCACGCAGCTGACGATGACATGTCCTGGGCCACCATCGGGTGAGGGGACAGTCTCCGAGAAGAAGAAGTACACCTTATCATTGTCCTGGTCGGAGTTGTCGGGGATCGGCGCAGCTGCCACAAACCTGGGGTCTGGCAGGGTGACAGGGTGAAGCTGGGAGGAGGGGCCTCATAAGGGAGGGCAAGGGGCTAAACCCAATGGAGGAAAGAAGCAGTGTGGGGACCCCCACTGGGGCTGGAATCCTGGTGTAGGGTGGGTGTGGGCCCCGGGGCTCACCATGCAGGAGGCTCTGGTCAGAGTCAGAACGCAGGGCTGGCCGGGAACCCCCACTTCGGAAGATCATGGCCTCACGCCCCAAGAAGTCGGCGTTGAGGCCGGTATACAGCTCTCCGCCTGAAGTGGGGGTGGGAGGCAGAGTCAGGGGAGGACACCAGCCAGGGACCACCCTCCCTGTGCCCACCTGGCCTGGACATCACCCACCTACAAAGGTGCTGGCAAAGGGCCAGCTGGGCTCGTGTGGGCACCGGCCCCGCCCACCTTGCACGGTGCTGGGCTCCAGGTGGAGCATGTgctggggaggagaggggagagagggcaGGGTGTCACCTGGGAAAGAAACACCACCCCCCACATATGCCCCAGGGCCTCAGCCATTGCATGCAGCTGGAGAGTGGGGGGGCAGATGGTGCCCTCATTCCAGGCCCCACTGACGGGTCAGCTCCCACATAAAGGCGCCTTTCAGGCCCCTACCCCTCTCTGGCCCTACCACAGGCCTTTGACCCCACGGCTCAATGGGAAGCTTTCAGGCTTAGGGAGGAAATGTCGCTGCTTCCCAGTCCCTGGTGGGCACCCCATGCTCACCTCCCCACGGTGCCCGACTGTGATGAGGGCGCAGATGGGGTGGAAGGCCCCTGTGCCACATGCCAGCAGGTGAGTCCGGTTGTGGGGCTTCAGCACCCGCACAAAGTTGGCACACTCCGTCTAGCAGGGAGGGAGAATGAGGCTGAGGAGTGGGGGTGCCCACCATGTCCCCAGCCCCCAGGCTCGGTCCTGCCTGGCTGAGGGTCTTGGGGAGGGTGGGGCATGGTCATTTTTCACAGACCCTCCAAAGCCCTCAGATCTGCCCCGAATGCCCCCAGCAGAGATACTTGAGGGAGCGGCCAGGGAGCCTCCCGGGGGTCAGGACTTGGGTGTTGGTCAGGGATGTGGGGTGGCAGTCACACCATCAGCACTCACCAAGGGATCCCTTCCTTTTCCGACACACTCCTCTCTCTGTCCTGGCTGCGGAGGCCACAGAACCTGAAACACAGCCTGGCTGACCTCAGGGAGCTCCCCTGAcctcaaagcctcagtttccccatttggcCTCCTGTTGGGAGGTGCCCAAATGGGAGCCAGTCACTTGGAGGCTTTCATTTGGACCCTCTCTCTTGCACCCTCCTGGTCATCCCAGCTCACCTCCCGGGGGTCTGGCCATGTCTGGTCCAGCCGCAGAGAGTAGAGGGCGTCGCGGCCCCCCAGAAAGAGGCGGTCCCGGTACTCATCCAGGTACATGGCCCGAAGGTCCAGGGAGCCCCGGGGGCCCAGAAAGATGGCAGAGCGATTGGCAGACAGGAGATCTGGGtgggagcagagggaggaggtCAGGGCCACTGCTCAGCCCACTTCCTCAGCCAAGGGGTGGAGGTGGAGATAAAGGTGAAGGTGGAGGTCTCCAGCTGTGCATttacccccaccacacacacatctgGAAAATGCTGCCATCCACAGGACAGCTGGAGGGCTTTGAGGAAACAGCTCCTGGGGGCAGTGGAGCAGGAGGCTCTGAGCCCCCCACTCAGGGCCTGTCCCAACCCCTGCATTCCTCAGTCAACATCTCCTTCCCACGGTCCCACCTGTGCCCTCCCCAGTCCTGGGGGAGACGGCCCCACTTGCAGAAATTACAGCAGCAAGCTGTGCAAAGTGCAGGAGAACTGGGAGAAAGGGGCGCTGAGTCCCAGCAGTGTGCAAGGCTGACTCTCCTGGGGAGGGTGACTGGCCTGGCGAGCGTGTTTCTGGCAAAGGCCTGGTGTGGGAGAGAGCAGGTATGACCAGGTGGAGCTCCAGGCTGGGGTCCAGGGTTGTGGCCAAAAAGGGTTTTCTCCCCCATAGATGCTGCCCTCTCAGGCCCCAGGATGGAGGCTAGGATGTCTGGGGACACCTCTGTGGGGAGTCCAGAATGCCAATATGGGTCTTTGGAGTTTGGCTGGGGAGATGGGCCTGATGGGCAGGCAAGGGGGCAGGCAGCACCATCTGGTAGGAAGGGGGTATTGGCCACCCCTGGGAAGGCCATGGTGTATCCTATGCCTGCTCCACGGGAGCATCCTCGGCCCACTCTGTTCCCAAAACTCATCAGcagcctcttccaggaagccttcagTGGCTGACAGCATTTTGGGGGGAACTTCCCTTAGTTAGACTTTTTGTTCTTGTAGCCTGACTGAaccgcccacccccacccccaccccgccaaaaaaaaaaaaaacccagctcccAGAGCAGGACCACGGTTTCCGCAGACAACTCCTCAGACTCTTAAAGGTGGAGCCATGTCTTCCCTGTCAGACTCCCCAGGGCAAGCCTTTGTCCCCTCCTCTGACTGCGGTTTCCAGGGGAAGAAAATCACCACCCCCCCCCAGTTTCCTCAAGAAGAAGAATCTTCCGGGAACCATATCTCGAGAATCTTTTCCCATGAACTATCTCCACAGATTGAAAGAAGGTCTGTGCTGGCTGCAGCACAACACATCAAGGTTAGATCTACAGAGGAAGCTCCCAGGCCAGGATGGGCAAAAGGGGAGATGAATCCTCCCTGGGCTGTAAAGAGCCTCCGGGGTGTAGATGGGggtggaaatgacaaattgggAGGTGTGTGGTGTGCTGTGGGCACGAGGGGTACAATGACAAGACAGTGACGTCTGCCCAGCAGGCCTGGGGGACAGGGCTAGTGACTCCTTGCAGGGCAGCTTCTGGAGTTGGAGGCTCCTCCCCGACCCAGTGGCTTGGGACTTGAGGGACAGGATTCTGATACGGCTTTTCGCTGTCTGCCCAGGGTGAAGAGCCCCAGCTCAGTCCAGAGAGACCTGCAGACATGCCCTCTCCATCCCCCTCTCCATCTCTCTGCCCCCCATCTCTACTGGGGTCTCTTCAGCGTCTCCATCTGTCTCCCCGCCCTTTCTCAGCAGTCCCTCTTGGGATTTTCCCCCTACCTGTCTCTGTTCCCCCCACCTCCTGGTCAGGTCTGCCTCTTGCCATGGGAGCACCCCCAGCTCTGACCGTGAACTCCTTCCTGAGGGTTGTCCAGGGGGCGACTCCAGCCACTCTACTGGCATAACAGATGGGGCCTGGGACTGGCTGGGGCCTCACAGCGGGGGGGTGTCCCAGGACCCGCGGGCAAGCACAGAATGGGGCGCACTGGACGGTACCTCGGTAGGAGAGCCGCAGGCGGGGCGTGCTGGGGCCGGGGCTGCCCCCGCAGAGCAGGAGGCGCCCCAGGAGGCAGCAGACAGCCCAGGCGGAGGGGGCCATCCTGGGGGACCAAGGGCACTGTCGCCCGCCTGCCCGTGGAGCCACGCTCCGGTCCTGCCGCTGGTTGCAATTTGCTCTGTCGCCACCAGGCCTGCCATTTATAAGGCGGCggctccaccccccaccccacccccgcccccccggGAAGGGAAGGCAGGAGGAGGCGGGAAGGAGGCGAGGGGCCGCCATCCACCTGCAGCCGCTCCCTCCACCTCGTTGGTCCTGCTGACACCTTTGTGCTGGATTGGCTGGTTCCTCATTGGAGGAGATTTCCCAGACTGGGTGGGAGGTTTGCACAGAGGGATGTCCACAGACTCAGGTTCCACCTACAGCAGGGTGACAAGGGGGAGATAGCCTGGTTGggggtcaggggttagaggtCAGAGGCTGATGGGCTGGGTGGGGGTCTGGCTGGgctctgttttgctccctgtgTAGCCCTACCCTGCCAGTGCCTATGTCAGAGACCCTCACAAACAGACCCAGGGCCCAAGCCCCCCATACCAGGGTGGTCCAGCCCCCTGAGACCTTGGCCAGGCCCCCCAGCCATCCTGGCAGGGCCCAAGCTGCCTGGAGGAGGGCACTTCCTGCCCAAGGCGCCGATGTTTTGGGCGGGGTCTGGAGGTCTGTACACACTTCACAGATCTGGAGTTGGCAAGTGATGGATACCCAGGCCTCCCCACCCAGGCCTGTCCCCAACCCTCCAGGCCCCTCAGCCCTCCCCCAACATCTAAGAAGCCCTGTCCCAGGTGACAGGATCCACCCATGCCAAGAGGGactcctccctctccctgcctcatCATTGCCCCACCCCACTCAGCCCTCCAGTCCTCCTAGAAATTCAGGGCCCAGAGTGTCACCATGGGAGTGGTGGGTTCTCCCTAGAGCTTATCCCCACCCCCCatgccaccacccccccccccagcccgTAGGCCCTAAACCTGTGATTCCTTCAGTGCAGGGGCAGCTCCCCACACTCCCTGTGCCCTGAGCTCAGACCGGGGGCAAGGAAGGCCACAGAAGAGGGCCAAGGGGGAGACAAGGCTGAGTGGCTGTCACCAGGGCAAGTGAAGGGAACTTCTCCCTTTCCTCCAAACTACAACTCCCAGCAGCAGCCCCTGCAGCCCGCACCCCAGTCTCTTGCAACGGCTACCACCCctaccccccccgcccccgcccaggCCCCCACACTCAGAATCTGAGGCCCTGGGTGCTAAGCAAATTTCAGCTTCAGCTGGAGTTGGAGCTCCCAGAACTCTAGAAATCCCTGCAGGTTGGGCCACCCAGATGGACCAGCCTGAGCCCTCATCAGTCAGGAAAttgtggggggggaggggtaCTCAGAGAGGAAGGATCTGGCTAGGCCACACAGCAGGCTGAGTACAGGCCCAGCTCAGGCCTGCCCCTTCCTGGGGCCCT is a window of Elephas maximus indicus isolate mEleMax1 chromosome 20, mEleMax1 primary haplotype, whole genome shotgun sequence DNA encoding:
- the SEMA3G gene encoding semaphorin-3G isoform X2 translates to MAPSAWAVCCLLGRLLLCGGSPGPSTPRLRLSYRDLLSANRSAIFLGPRGSLDLRAMYLDEYRDRLFLGGRDALYSLRLDQTWPDPREVLWPPQPGQREECVGKGRDPLTECANFVRVLKPHNRTHLLACGTGAFHPICALITVGHRGEHMLHLEPSTVQGGRGRCPHEPSWPFASTFVGGELYTGLNADFLGREAMIFRSGGSRPALRSDSDQSLLHDPRFVAAAPIPDNSDQDNDKVYFFFSETVPSPDGGPGHVIVSCVGRVCVNDAGGQRVLVNKWSTFLKARLVCSVPGPGGAETHFHQLEDVFLLWPKAGKSPEVYALFSTVSAVFQGFAICVYHMADIWEVFNGPFAHQDGPQHQWGPYQGKVPFPRPGACPSKMTAQPGRPFGSTKDYPDEVLQFARAHPLMFQPVRPRQGRPVLVKTHLAQQLHQIAVDRVEAEDGTYDVIFLGTDSGSVLKVIALQAGGSTEPEEVVLEELQVFKVPTPITEMEISVKRQMLYVGSRLGVARLRLHQCETYGSACAECCLARDPYCAWDGASCTRYQPGTGKRRSRRQDIRHGNPALQCLGQGPEEAAGQVAATPVYGTEHNSTFLECQPKSPQAAVRWFLQRPGDQGPDQVKTDERILQTERGLLFRRLSRLDAGTYSCTTLEHGFSQTVVRLALEVITAAQLPSLFPREPRPEEPPVWGGLAPALPKAWYKDILQLIGFANLPLVDEYCERVWCRGSGERLGASRSRGKPAKGKSWAGLELGKKVKSWAQAERNRTPREVEAT
- the SEMA3G gene encoding semaphorin-3G isoform X3, producing MYLDEYRDRLFLGGRDALYSLRLDQTWPDPREVLWPPQPGQREECVGKGRDPLTECANFVRVLKPHNRTHLLACGTGAFHPICALITVGHRGEHMLHLEPSTVQGGRGRCPHEPSWPFASTFVGGELYTGLNADFLGREAMIFRSGGSRPALRSDSDQSLLHDPRFVAAAPIPDNSDQDNDKVYFFFSETVPSPDGGPGHVIVSCVGRVCVNDAGGQRVLVNKWSTFLKARLVCSVPGPGGAETHFHQLEDVFLLWPKAGKSPEVYALFSTVSAVFQGFAICVYHMADIWEVFNGPFAHQDGPQHQWGPYQGKVPFPRPGACPSKMTAQPGRPFGSTKDYPDEVLQFARAHPLMFQPVRPRQGRPVLVKTHLAQQLHQIAVDRVEAEDGTYDVIFLGTDSGSVLKVIALQAGGSTEPEEVVLEELQVFKVPTPITEMEISVKRQMLYVGSRLGVARLRLHQCETYGSACAECCLARDPYCAWDGASCTRYQPGTGKRRSRRQDIRHGNPALQCLGQGPEEEAAGQVAATPVYGTEHNSTFLECQPKSPQAAVRWFLQRPGDQGPDQVKTDERILQTERGLLFRRLSRLDAGTYSCTTLEHGFSQTVVRLALEVITAAQLPSLFPREPRPEEPPVWGGLAPALPKAWYKDILQLIGFANLPLVDEYCERVWCRGSGERLGASRSRGKPAKGKSWAGLELGKKVKSWAQAERNRTPREVEAT
- the SEMA3G gene encoding semaphorin-3G isoform X4; this encodes MAPSAWAVCCLLGRLLLCGGSPGPSTPRLRLSYRDLLSANRSAIFLGPRGSLDLRAMYLDEYRDRLFLGGRDALYSLRLDQTWPDPREVLWPPQPGQREECVGKGRDPLTECANFVRVLKPHNRTHLLACGTGAFHPICALITVGHRGEHMLHLEPSTVQGGRGRCPHEPSWPFASTFVGGELYTGLNADFLGREAMIFRSGGSRPALRSDSDQSLLHDPRFVAAAPIPDNSDQDNDKVYFFFSETVPSPDGGPGHVIVSCVGRVCVNDAGGQRVLVNKWSTFLKARLVCSVPGPGGAETHFHQLEDVFLLWPKAGKSPEVYALFSTVSAVFQGFAICVYHMADIWEVFNGPFAHQDGPQHQWGPYQGKVPFPRPGACPSKMTAQPGRPFGSTKDYPDEVLQFARAHPLMFQPVRPRQGRPVLVKTHLAQQLHQIAVDRVEAEDGTYDVIFLGTDSGSVLKVIALQAGGSTEPEEVVLEELQVFKVPTPITEMEISVKRQMLYVGSRLGVARLRLHQCETYGSACAECCLARDPYCAWDGASCTRYQPGTGKRRSRRQDIRHGNPALQCLGQGPEEEAAGQVAATPVYGTEHNSTFLECQPKSPQAAVRWFLQRPGDQGPDQPLTWAMEEGEALPAISSQSTGATGNGLLVPSWNGENG
- the SEMA3G gene encoding semaphorin-3G isoform X1, coding for MAPSAWAVCCLLGRLLLCGGSPGPSTPRLRLSYRDLLSANRSAIFLGPRGSLDLRAMYLDEYRDRLFLGGRDALYSLRLDQTWPDPREVLWPPQPGQREECVGKGRDPLTECANFVRVLKPHNRTHLLACGTGAFHPICALITVGHRGEHMLHLEPSTVQGGRGRCPHEPSWPFASTFVGGELYTGLNADFLGREAMIFRSGGSRPALRSDSDQSLLHDPRFVAAAPIPDNSDQDNDKVYFFFSETVPSPDGGPGHVIVSCVGRVCVNDAGGQRVLVNKWSTFLKARLVCSVPGPGGAETHFHQLEDVFLLWPKAGKSPEVYALFSTVSAVFQGFAICVYHMADIWEVFNGPFAHQDGPQHQWGPYQGKVPFPRPGACPSKMTAQPGRPFGSTKDYPDEVLQFARAHPLMFQPVRPRQGRPVLVKTHLAQQLHQIAVDRVEAEDGTYDVIFLGTDSGSVLKVIALQAGGSTEPEEVVLEELQVFKVPTPITEMEISVKRQMLYVGSRLGVARLRLHQCETYGSACAECCLARDPYCAWDGASCTRYQPGTGKRRSRRQDIRHGNPALQCLGQGPEEEAAGQVAATPVYGTEHNSTFLECQPKSPQAAVRWFLQRPGDQGPDQVKTDERILQTERGLLFRRLSRLDAGTYSCTTLEHGFSQTVVRLALEVITAAQLPSLFPREPRPEEPPVWGGLAPALPKAWYKDILQLIGFANLPLVDEYCERVWCRGSGERLGASRSRGKPAKGKSWAGLELGKKVKSWAQAERNRTPREVEAT